aAACTAACATATACATACAACAACGAAATAGGTTTTACCTCAATATCTGTCATCTTTGAAGGGAACTCTTGATTGAATCTAGGGACGAAATAGATACACTGACGATGGAATTAGGGTTTATCTACAAACTATTGAAGTGATCTCTTGATTGAATCTGCAATGAATGAGGGTTGATGAATCAGGGTTCGTAACTAGGGCTTATGGAGCGAATTTTTGTTAGAGTTGAAATTTGAATTTTGTTATCCCAACTCGCTATTTCAGTGTCTTTTTGTATACTCGACCATCATTAAGGTCGCCCGTGTTTTTTGGGGTCGAATATAGTGGTCGACCGATAGCCAACAGAAATCGACCTTGACAGTTATAAACGGTGGTCGACCACATTGAAATTTGGTGTGGTCGACCGGGTATAGAGGTAGTCGACCCAACGGGTGGTTGACTtaatggtgtaaatagacaatttttttcCTAAAAGTGTATTATGAAATAAaactttttaaaaaagtgtattttgaggaATTTTCCTAACTTTAAATCTCTCGTTTTGGGATTGTAAAGTCGAATGGCCCAGCCCATTTGTACACTTGTAATTATTATCTTGATCAATTATGTTTTACTTgctttcccaaaaaaaaaaaaaaaaaaaaaaaaaaaaaaaaaaaaaaaaaaactcccccACTTGTTTATACTATAACTTTGGTTcccatattaaattaattaaattattattctaAAAGTAAAAGTaatcatatatttttttattttataattttatcatTCCCTTATTTTTATTATAGGATATTGGATATAGAAATAGAAATGACGAAACTTTCTGCAAAATtgatgatattatattataataattatccgcTTAACTTGTTAATTAATTCCTTTAATCTACACCTTTGACTATAATGCATTTTAAACTATTTATCAATCTATTACTCCTTAATTATTATGATAACATATTATAATTATCCGCTTCTTTTTTTCGAGTGTCATACTTAAATAAAATTATTTAGATTTTTTTATAATCTAGTTCTTTTTATTAATATATACTATATACTATGACTAGCTATATTTACTAAAAAAATAAACGTTAACTAATTTAATATTATAACACTTTCGGTAAATAATATCTATTAAACTTATGAGTATTACAACGTTACCCCTCTTAAAATGATTTCATTCTCGAAATCGAAAAGCAACTAATATATTACCAGCATATTCATATCGTATTAAATTTACATTTTTTATTCAAGTATTACAGAAATCTTTCCATAATTTTTTAATGGATATGATAATCTTATGAGAATTGAGAAGTATCATATCATATAATTATTTCAATGCAAAATACTCACAAAAGGAAAATAAAACCCGAAACAAATCAACTGCTCTTTTATTACAAcagaatgttatatatatatatatatatatatatatatatatatatatatatatatatatatatatatatatatatatatatatatatatactccgttgaGTATGCATTTTCTTTTAGAAAGATTGCTTCAAATCCGTTCCCTATTAatggagtgtatatatatatatatatatatataatatttataaaatcaCGACCAAGTTAAGTATGcattttcttttataattaaatATTGCTTCAAATCCGTTCCCAATCTCAAGCAACTTTAAGACGTCCACCTTCATCTATATAATAACACACCACCCCCTTTTAACAACTTCAACCACAAAACATAAACTCTCTCGAAATCAAGTAAAAAAGTTGTTATCATTTTGAAGATGATTAATAACGGGAAAAAACAAACCGTTTTGATGTTTCCATGGTTAGGCCATGGTCACATTTCACCTTTCTTGGAATTAGCCAAAAAACTAACTAACACGAATCGCTTTAACATCTCCCTTTGTTCGACTCCAACTAACCTCGATTCGATCAAGAACACGATCCAAAACGAGGAGCCCTCGATTAAGCTCATCGAACTTCACCTTCCTACGTTACCCGAGCTTCCACCACACCTTCACACCACCAATGGCTTACCTCTCCATCTTATGTCCACTCTGAAACAAGCTTTTGACATGTCTAGCCCTCAGTTTTCAAACATCTTGAATCGAGTTAAACCAGATGTACTAATTTACGACATTCTTCAACCGTGGGCCCCTATGGCTGCAGCCGCTTTAGGAATCCCTAGTGTTGTGTTTATCACCACTAGTGCTGCTGCATCCATGGTTCACTTTCAACTGATCCCCACTAATAACATCCCGTTTCCGTTTTCTTCAACTATTTACTATCATCCCTATGAAGACGGGCATGTTTCCAAGAGAACGGTTTACAACAAGGCAGCAGATCGTGTGACGCAATGTGTTGAGAGATCGTCAAGCATTGTTCTTGTTAAGTCTTGGAAGGAAATTGAAGATAAGTATGCGGATCATCTTTCTGTTTTGATCGGTAAACGTGTTGTGACGGTTGGTCCACTTGTTGCAGAACCACTGGACACGAAACAGAACAATGTGATCAACTGGCTTGACACAAAATATGTGGGGTCCACTGTTTTCGTGTCGTTTGGGAGCGAGTATTTTCTTTCTAGTAGTGATTTGGAAGAAATAGCATATGGTTTGGAAATGAGTAATGTGAATTTCATTTGGGTTTTGAGGTTTCCAAAAAGTGGTGAAAACAGAACAACATCAATCTATGAAGCTTTGCCACAAGGGTTTATTGAAAGGGTGA
This window of the Rutidosis leptorrhynchoides isolate AG116_Rl617_1_P2 chromosome 7, CSIRO_AGI_Rlap_v1, whole genome shotgun sequence genome carries:
- the LOC139858927 gene encoding UDP-glucosyltransferase 29-like, yielding MINNGKKQTVLMFPWLGHGHISPFLELAKKLTNTNRFNISLCSTPTNLDSIKNTIQNEEPSIKLIELHLPTLPELPPHLHTTNGLPLHLMSTLKQAFDMSSPQFSNILNRVKPDVLIYDILQPWAPMAAAALGIPSVVFITTSAAASMVHFQLIPTNNIPFPFSSTIYYHPYEDGHVSKRTVYNKAADRVTQCVERSSSIVLVKSWKEIEDKYADHLSVLIGKRVVTVGPLVAEPLDTKQNNVINWLDTKYVGSTVFVSFGSEYFLSSSDLEEIAYGLEMSNVNFIWVLRFPKSGENRTTSIYEALPQGFIERVKGRGLVIEGWAPQAIILGHKNIGGFVSHCGWNSVVEAMKYGVPIIAIPMHLDQPINARLAVAVGVGVEVVRDDNGKLKREMISSVVKHVVMSELGNVVRENAKKLGDDLRVKKDEEIDVVAKELIQLCENAKKHQKVKSEVFRTNNKHQKTKSESFGGGDGGTNKLQKTKSEAFAICALQAAMKGEVLK